A section of the Humulus lupulus chromosome 2, drHumLupu1.1, whole genome shotgun sequence genome encodes:
- the LOC133819168 gene encoding glyoxylase I 4, whose translation MAEATTGSIAKGATLNHISRESTDIRRLANFYKQIFGFEEIESPNFGDFKVIWLNLPSAFALHLIERDPTTKLPEGPWSATSAVADPSHIRRGHHICFSVSNFESFVHTLKEKGIENFESSVPNRGVKQVFFFDPDGNGLEVASLPPQQ comes from the exons ATGGCCGAAGCAACGACAGGGTCCATAGCCAAAGGAGCCACCCTCAACCATATTTCCAGAGAATCCACTGATATTAGGCGCCTCGCAAATTTCTATAAAcag ATATTTGGGTTCGAAGAGATAGAGTCTCCAAATTTTGGGGATTTCAAGGTGATATGGCTGAATCTTCCTTCAGCTTTCGCTCTTCACCTCATCGAGAGAGACCCCACCACCAAGCTTCCCGAAGGCCCATGGAGTGCCACGTCAGCTGTCGCCGACCCTAGCCATATTCGCAGAGGTCACCATATCTGCTTCTCAGTCTCCAATTTTGAATCTTTTGTCCATACTCTCAAG GAAAAGGGAATAGAGAATTTTGAGAGTTCTGTACCTAATCGTGGAGTCAAGCAAGTATTCTTCTTTGATCCAGATG GGAATGGCTTGGAAGTAGCCAGTCTCCCGCCACAGCAATAA